One Nocardioides dongkuii genomic window, AGCCCGTACGGCGCGAGGGTGCGGGCCACGTCGGCCCACCGGGCGCCGGGGCCGAGCCGGACGCGGCCCGTGTCGGGGTCGAGCACCTCGACGGTGTCGAGCGCGCTGACGTCGATGACGAGCCCGCCGTGGTTGAGGGAGCGGCCGGAGATGCCGTGCCCGGCGCTGAGCACCCCGAGCGGCAGCTCGCGGTGCTCCCGGGCGACGGCGACCGCGGCCTGCACCTCGGCGACGGTCCGCGGCCGGAGCACGAGGCCGGGGGCGCCGCCACGCAGGTAGCCGGAGAGGTAGCGGGCGTACGCCGGGTCGCCCGGCTCGACCGCGCGCTCGGCCAGCTCGGGCGGCAGGTCGTCGTACCCGATGCCGGGACGCCGCTTCGCCAGGGCCGAGGCACGACGGACCCGTGAGCGCTCGCGCACCCCGGAGCTCGCGCGAGCCTCGCCGACCCGCTCGCGCACCTCGCCGAAGAGACCCGCGAAGCGGCGCAGCCCGCCCTCGTCGTCGCCCATCACGATGAAGGTGCTGACGCCGTCCTCGACGGCGAGGCGCACCAGCTCGTCGGCGGCCGTGTCGGGGGCGATGTTCAGCAGCCGCACGACCTCGGCGGGATCCCGGCCGGCCTCCCGGGCCGCCTCGTCGATCACGCGCATGCCGCGCTCGAGGTCGCCGGGCTTCAGGTACGGCATCGAGGGCAGCCAACCGTCGGCCGCGCGCCCGATCAGCCGCAGCATCCGCGGCTTGAGCGCCCCGAGCCAGATCGGTACATCGTGCGCGGGCGCCGGGCCGCGCTTGGCGCCGTGGACCCGGTGGTGGGCGCCGTCGACGGCGAGGACCGACCGGTCGGAGGTGTCCCACACGCCGCGGATGACTGTGATCGCCTCGGCCAGCGCGTCCACCGCCTCGCCCGGGGTCAGACGGGTCCCGCCGTACGCCTCGATCGCGTCCCAGAACCCGCCGGCGCCCAGCCCCAGCGCGACCCGGCCGCCGGAGAGCAGGTCGAGGCTGGCCACCGACTTCGCCAGCACGGCGGGCGGGCGCAGCGGCAGGTTGAGCACGTTGCCGGCGAGCTGGATCCGCTCGGTGCGGGCGGCGGCGTACGACATCAGCGTCCAGGTGTCGAGGAAGGACGGCTGGTAGGGGTGGTCCTGGAACGTCGCGAGGTCGTAGCCGAGCTCCTCGCTGAGGACCGCGAGCTCGACCGGCCGCTGCGGCGAGCCGGCCGCCGGGGTGATGAAGGAGCCGAAGCGCAAGGGGTGACCGTAGTCGGGCATGCCCCCAGCATCCGTCGCGCGAACCCGTGGCGCAACCTCGGGTAACCGGGTTACCATAGGTAAGTGACCACGAGCTCGACCCCCCGCCGCCAGGAGCTGATCGACGACGCCACCTGCCGGGAGGCCACGGCCGGCCTGGAGTTCGTCGGCCGGCGGTGGACCGGCGCGATCATGCTCGCGCTCGGCCGCGGCGCGTCGCGGTTCGGGGAGATCGAGGCGGCCGTCGACGGCCTGTCCGCGCGCCTGCTCACCGCCCGGCTGCGCGAGCTGGAGGAGCACGACCTCGTCGAGCGCGAGGTGATCCCCACGACGCCGGTCTCGGTCCGCTACCGGCTCACGCCCCGCGGTCGCGACCTGCTGGCGGCGATGCAACCGCTGGTGGCCTACCACCTGCGCTGGGGCGACTGAGGGACCAGCCGGCCAGCAGCAGCGGTCGCGCCCTGCCGGTGGTTGAGCAGCGAAGGCGCTCTGGCGCCTGAGCGATGTCGAAACCCGGCGAGCCAAGTCGGGGCCTTGGTTGAGGTGGATGTGTGGGCTGCGGGGGTCTCGACACCGGGACTTCGTCCCTGCTCGACCACCGGTTACCGGTGGTTGAGCAGCGAAGGCGCTCTGCGCCTGAGCGTTGTCGAAACCCGGTGAGCCAAGTCGGGGCCTTGATCGAGGTGGTACGTCGGCTGCGGGGTCTCGACACCGGGACTTCGTCCCTGCTCGACCACCGGTGGCTGAGCGATGTCGAAACCCGGTGAGCTGACCTGGGGCCTGGGTTGAGGTTGTACGTCGGCTACGGGGGTCTCGACATCGCTCGTCGCTGGCGCTCCTCGCTGCTCGACCACCGGTGGGTGGAGGTCAACCAGCCCCGACGCTCGGCGACGGCACGGCGAGAAGCCGGGCGAACAGGTCAGCGAGAGCGAAGCCGTCCCCTGCTCCGGTCAGGTCCAGCCGGAGATCAGGAAGGTTCCATCCTTCGACGCTGACTCGACACTGTCGCCGTTCGGCCTCGACGTAGACCCACCAGTCGATGCAGCGGACGTCGGCCCACTGCCCTCCGTAGGCCTCGACGACCCCGCTGTCCGGGTACTTCTCGGCGAACATGGAGGGGTCCGCCTCCCACAGGATCGACGAGACTCCCCGTCCGAGTCGTAGCCAATCTGCCTGGTGAAGCCGACGCCGGCAGCGTCGAAGACCGGGTCGCAACGGCGGCAGACCTCGTCTGCCCAGGCGCCGTCGAACACGCACTCGACGGCCGCAGCGGCGTCGCGCACGGTCACCCTCGGTGCGTCGTCGTCCATCACCCCAGTATCCGCGAACCCGTTCGCGGTTTCCCGGTGAACGCACACGTGCACGGTGCGAGGATCACGCCGTGAACGCCGAGGGACCAGTCGAGTTGCCGGGAGCCACGCCACCGCTGCCGCTGTCGATCTGGGTGGTCGCCTGGGCGTCGGTGGTGGGCCAGGCGGAGCTGCTGCTCCGCCGAGGCCCCCAGGTCGGCGACGTGGGGTCGCTCTTCCTGTCCGTCGTCCTCGGCGCGCTCGTCCTGGGGTACGTGTCCGCCGGTGTCGTCCGGGCCCGCACCGTCCGGTTCGTGCTCGCCTGGGTCGTGCTGGTCCTGGCCGTCCTCGGTGAGCTCGTCGAGCTGGTCTCGGTCGACGACCTGGGTCAGGCCGCCCACGCCGTGGTCGCGCTCTCGACCACGGCGGTGGCGCTCGCCGCGCTGGCGAGCTTCCGCCGGAGCGACTGGTACGCCTGGCAGCGCACCAGGCCATCGACCTACGACGGCGCCCCGATCGGTCAGCTGGTCGCGATCGGCGTGCTTGTCGGGATGCTCGGCGGGATCATCGGTGCGGACGACGCCGGACGTCGCGGACGTGACGGACTCGACGTACGCGTGAACGTCGCCGAGCGCTGACCAATCGACCCCGTCAGGCGGCGCTGTCCGCGCGGTCGGGGTGGTCGGCGTGGTCGGCGTCGACGTACCGCCCGTCCGGGGTGACCGGGTGGTCCTCGTTGATGGCGAGGACGGCGTCGCTGAGCTCGGGGTCGACGACGACGGGACGGCGGTCGAGGTGCACGCCGGCGATCATGCAGCGCACCGATCCCCCGGCGAGCTCGATGGTGGGGATGTCGACCGAGACGATGGTGGCGGACTCCTCGATGACCGCGACCTGGTCGGGGCGGAGGCTGCGGTGGGCCCGGGCCGACATCGCCATCACGTAGCCGCGGCGGCCCTCCGGCGTACGACCGCAGAGCTCGACGGCGTTGCCGGCGAACTCCCGGACCTGCTCCTCGGTGAGCTCGACGACCTGGCGGCCGTTGACGCTGAGCCGCTCGCGGACCTGCTCGCGCCGGACCCTGTCCGGGATCATCTCGAGGGCGATCAGGGCGACGTCGGTGCCGACGCAGGCCAGCACGTTGGTGTGGTAGACGGGGACCCCGGCGCTGTCGACGGCGTCGAAGGCCATCGGCTCGTAGTTGAAGTCGGTGCAGAACCGCTCCAGGACGTGGGCGTCGCTGCGGTGGCTGCGCGCCATGTAGGCGACCCGCGAGACGTGGTCGAGGACCATCGCGCCGGTGCCCTCGAGGAAGATCCCGTCGGGCTCGAGGCCGGAGTAGTCGACGATCGTCTGGACGCGGTACTCCGACTTCAGCATCTCCAGGACGTCGGCGCGCCGCTCGTGGCGGCGGTTCGAGGCGTACATCGGGAAGACCGCGACGCTGCCCCCGGCGTGGGTCGAGATCCAGTTGTTCGGGAACACCGAGTCCGGCCGGGTGTGATCCTCGTCGTCGAAGACGTGGACCCGGACGCCGGCGTCCCGCAGGGTCGCGGCCAGCGCGTCCATCTCCGCGAGCGCCAGCGCCGAGACGGCGGCGTCGGAGCGCCCGTCCGGCACGTCGGCCTGGAAGGCGTTGTCCGCCGCAGTCGCGGGGTTGGGCAGGTAGTTCTGGGCGCGGACGAGGATGACGGCGGACGGGGCTTGAGCACTCACGTGCGCACGCTAGACGACGACCCGGCCCAGCACCTGATCGCGCCCGGGCACCCGTCGGTCGCGTCACAGTCGTGCAACTCGGAGTTGCACCCTCGCTAGCATCGGTCCCATGGCGACACGGGCCCCCGAGACCGACGGACGCCGCTCGGCGGCGGCCGCGCGGCGCCGGGTCCGCGAGCGGGAGATCATCGCGGCGACCCGGGCGCTCTTCGACGAGCGCGGGGTGCGCGACGCGCAGATCGAGGACATCGCGCGCGCCGTCGGGATCAACCGGGCGATCGTCTACCGGCACTTCACCGGCAAGGAGGAGCTCTTCGCGCTCACCCTGGTCAGCTACCTCGACGAGCTGCGCGAGGACCTCGACGCCGCCGAGGGCGGTACGCCGACCGACCGGCTCGCCGCGATCGTCGGCGCCTTCGTCGACTACGGGCTGGCCCACCCGGCGTTCGTGGACTGCGCGCAGGCGCTGATGCGCCGCTCCGGTCCCGAGCTGCTCGACGAGATCTCGGAGGGCGCGCTGTTCCGCCTCGGCCGGAGCATCTCCGCGTGCCTCGCCGTGCTCAGCGGGGCGCTCGAGGAGCTCGGCGTGGAGGACCCGACGCTGCTCGCCAACACGCTGTACGCCAGCGGCCTCGGCGCGCTGCAGCTCGCCCGGGTCGGCATCCTGGTCAAGGAGGCGGCCCCCGGCGTACCCACCGTCGGGCAGATCTCCCCGGAGCAGGTGCGCGACTACCTGGTGGCCTCGGCGCTGGCGCTGGCCTCCCGCTGATATCGGGACGCCGGGCGTCCGGAAGTCCTACCCTCCTCGCGTGAGCCGCGAGCACCGCATCACCTGTCCGCTCTGCGAGGCCATGTGCGGCCTCCGCGTCACCGTGGACGACGCGGGTCGCGTCGGCCGGATCACGGGCGATCCCGACGACGTCTGGTCCCGCGGCTACCTCTGCCCCAAGGGCACGGCGCTGGGCCACCTGCACGAGGACCCCGACCGGCTGCGGCAGCCGATGGTCAAGGGCCCGGACGGCGTGCACCGCCCGGTGTCCTGGGACCAGGCCTGGGCGGAGGTCGAGCGAGTCCTGCGCCCGGTGCTCGACGAGGACGGCGCCTCGGCGGTCACGGTGTACGTCGGCAACCCCGTCGCTCACAACCTCTCGCTGAGCCGCTACATCGGCGCCGTCATCGGCATGGGCCAGGCGGTCGGCATGCAGACCTACTACTCCCCCGCGACGGTCGACCAGTGGCCGCTGAACGTCGTGGGCGCGCTGCTCTTCGGGGGCATGTGGGAGGCGCCGGTCCCCGACCTCGACCGCACCGACCACCTCGTCGTCCTCGGCGCCAACCCCGCCGCCAGCCAGGGCTCGATGCTCTCCGCGCCCGACGTGCTCGGCCGGCTGCGGGCGATCCGCGAGCGCGGCGGCTCGGTGGTCGTCGTCGACCCCCGCCGGACCCGCACCGCCGAGCAGGCCAGCGAGTGGGTGCCGGTCCGCCCCGGGACCGACGCGCTGCTGCTCTTCGCCGTGCTGCGCACCCTCGCCGAGGAGGGCCTGCTGCGCGACCACGAGCACCTGCGCGGCAAGGTGAGCGGCCTGGCCGAGGTGCTCGCGCTCGCCGAGCCGTTCACGCCCGAGCGGGTCGCCGGGCCGACCGGCGTCCCGGCCGACCGGATCCGGCGGCTCGCCCGCGACCTCGCGGCGGCGAGCAGCCCGGTCCTCTACGGCCGGATCGGCACCTGCACCCAGGAGTTCGGCACCCTGTCGACCTGGCTGATCTTCGTCCTCAACGTCGCCCTCGGCGCCGTCGACCGGGTCGGCGGCAGCCTGTTCCCGATCGCGGGCGCCTGGTCGCCGATGTTCCTCAAGCCGCCGGACCAGGACCAGCCGGGCTGGCGCTTCGGCCGCACCCGCAGCCGGGTCCGCGGCGCCCCGGAGGTGCTCGGGCAGTACCCGGTCACCTGCCTGCCCGAGGAGATCGAGACCCCCGGGCCGGGACGGATCCGGGCCCTGATCACCGTCGCCGGCAACCCGGCCGTCTCCGCACCCGCGGCCGCCAGCATGGACCGCGCCCTGGGCAGCCTGGACGCGCTGATCGCCGTCGACAACTGGCTCAACGAGACGACCCGGCACGCGCACGTCGTGCTGCCCGGCACCTCACCGCTGGAGCACGGCCACGCCGACGACCTCTACTGGATGTACGCGCTGCGGTCCTGCCTGAAGTGGTCGGACCCGGTGTTCCCGCTCCAGGGCGACCGCCCCGACGAGTGGGAGATCCTGCTCCGCCTCGGCGGAGCGCTGCTCGGTACGCCGGTGCCCGAGGTCGACGTACCGGCCATGGACGAGGTGTACGTCGGGGGCCTGGTGCAGTCCCTCTGCGCGACGGCCGGCACCCCGCTGACCGGACGCGACGCGGACGCGGCGCTCGCAGCCCTGGCCGGAACCGGGCCGGAGCGCCTGGTCGACCTCGGCATCCGGCTCGGCCCGTTCGGCGACTCGCTCGGCGCGCGCCCCGACGGCCTGACGCTGGCCCGGCTGCGCGAGCACCCCGGCGGTCTCGACCTCGCCGAGCTGCAGGCGGGCCGGCTCGACGAGGTGCTCTCCACCCCGAGCGGCACGATCGAGCTGGTGCACGACCTGCTGAGCGACGACGTGCCGCGGCTGCTGGCCCGCCTGGACCGCGCCGAGCCCGGGCTCGTGCTCACCAGCCGCCGCCACCTGCGGTCCAACAACTCCTGGCTGCACAACGTGCCGAGCCTGATGAAGGGCGCGGACCGCTGCACCCTGCTGCTCCACCCGCGCGACGCCGACGCCGCGGGACTGGTGGACGGTCAGCTCGCGCGCGTCACCACCACCGAGGGCGAGGTCGAGCTCCCGGTGCAGGTCAGCGCGGAGATGATGCCCGGGGTCGTCTCGCTCCCCCACGGGTGGGGACACGACCGCCCGGGCACCCGGATGGCCGTGGCGCACGCCCACGCCGGGGTGAACAGCAACCTGCTCAACCCCGGCGACCTGCTCGACGTCCCGAGCGGCACCCTCGCGGTCAACGGGGTGCCCTGCTCGGTCGCCCCGGCCTAGAGCCCCGGCCTAGCGCTCCAGGATGGCGACGACGCCCTGGCCGCCCGCGGCGCAGATGCTGATCAGGCCGCGGCCCGACCCCTTCTCCGCGAGCAGCTTGGCGAGGGTGGCCACGATCCGGCCGCCGGTGGCGGCGAACGGGTGGCCGGCCGCGAGCGAGGAGCCGTGCACGTTCAGCTTGTCGCGGTCGATCGAGCCCAGCGGGGCGTCCAGGCCGAGGCGCTCCTTGCAGAACACCGGGTCCTCCCACGCCGCGAGGGTGGAGAGCACCTGCGAGGCGAACGCCTCGTGGATCTCGTAGAAGTCGAAGTCCTGCAGCGAGAGGCCCTGGCGCTCCAGCATCCGCGGGACGGCGTACGCCGGGGCCATCAGCAGGCCCTCGTTGCCGTGGACGTAGTCGACGGCCGCGGTCTCGGAGTCCACGAGGTAGGCCTGGACCTCGAGGCCGTGCTCCTGCGACCACTCCTCGGTCGCCAGCAGCACCGCGGAGGCGCCGTCGGTGAGCGGCGTGGAGTTGCCGGCCGTCATCGTCGCGGCCTCGCCCTTGCCGAAGACCGGCTTGAGCTTGGCGAGCTTCTCGGCGGTGGAGTCGGGCCGCAGGTTGTTGTCGCGCTCGACGCCGCGGAACGGTGTCACCAGGTCGTCGAACCACCCGCGGTCGTACGCCGCGGCGAGGCGCTGGTGGGAGGTCGCGGCCAGCTCGTCCTGCGCCTCGCGGGTGATCCGCCACTCCAGGGCGGTCAGCGCGGCGTGCTCGCCCATCGAGAGCTTGGTGCGCGGCTCGCCGTTCTGCGGGATCTCCAGGCCGATGTCGCCGGGGCGGATCGCGCCGAGGGCGGTCAGGCGGCTCTTGGTGTCGCGCGCGGCGTTGACCTTCATCAGCTTCTTGCGCAGCTTGTCGCTGATCGCGACCGGCGCGTCGGAGGTGGTGTCGGTGCCGCCGGCGATGCCGGCGTCGATCTGGCCGAGCGCGATCTTGTTCGCGACCTGGATCGCGGCCTGCAGGCCGGTGCCGCAGGCCTGCTGGATGTCGGTCGCCGGGGTCTCGGGGGCGAGCCGGGAGCCGAGCACCGCCTCGCGGGTCAGGTTGAAGTCGCGGGAGTGCTTGAGCACGGCGCCGGCCACGACCTCGCCGAGGCGCTCGCCCTCGAGGCCGAACCGGGCCACGAGCCCGTCGATCGTGGCGGTGAGCATGTCCTGGTTCGAGACGTCGGAGTACACCGAGTTGGACCGGGCGAACGGGATGCGGTTGCCGCCGAGGACGGCGACGCGGCGGGTACTGGTCTCCATGTCATCAGTCTTCCCCGCGACGCGCGCCCAGAGAAGGACATGAGGGGCACGTCACGAAATGTGGACTCCGAGTTACACGTCTAGTTACATGGAGTGTCATGAGCGACCGCTACCAGGACTTCGCGTCCTCGCAGATCGGCAAGTTCCTCGTCAAGAACCTCGGGCTCCCCAGCCCGATGCGGCTGGAGCGGTACGCCGCGGGCTCGCCGCTCGTCGACGGCACCGTCGCCGTGGGCGGCCGGGGCCGGCTGGTCGAGTCGCTCCCGGGCATCCTCGAGGAGCTCGACATCGCGAGCACGACCGCGACCGACGCCGACGCGACGTACCAGGGCCTGGTCTTCGACGCCACCGGGCTGACCTCCTCCGACCAGCTGGTCGCGCTGCGGGACTTCTTCACGCCGCTGATGCGCAGCCTGGACACCTGCCCCCGCGTGGTCGTCATCGGCACCCCGCCCGAGCAGGTCGAGGGCGCCGAGCGGGTCGCCCAGCGCGCGCTGGAGGGCTTCACCCGCAGCCTCGGCAAGGAGATCGGCCGCGGCGGCACCGTGCAGCTGGTCTACGTGGCCGAGGGCGCGGAGGGCGCGCTGGCCTCGACGCTGGCCTTCCTGCTCTCGCCGAAGTCGGCGTACGTCTCGGGCCAGGTCGTCCGGATCGGCGCGCACGGCACGACGGTGGCCGGCGAGGTCGCCGACTGGACGACCCCGCTGGCCGGCAAGGTCGCGCTGGTCACCGGCGCCAGCCGCGGCATCGGCGAGCAGATCGCCCGGGTGCTGCACCGCGACGGCGCCACCGTCGTCGGCGTCGACGTGCCGCAGGCGGCCAGCGAGCTGCAGTCGCTGATGAAGGAGCTCGACGGCGACTGGCTGACCCTCGACATCACCGGCAAGGACGCGCCGCAGCGGATCGCGCACCACCTCAAGGAGAAGCACGGCGGCGTCGACGTCGTCGTCCACAACGCCGGCATCACCCGCGACCGGAAGCTCGCGAACATGGCTCCCGACAGCAAGGGTGACCGCTGGGAGTCCGTCGTCGCGGTCAACCTCACCGCGCCCGAGCGGATCACCCGCGAGCTGCTCGAACAGCAGGTGATCAACGACAACGGCTCGATCATCGGCGTCGCGAGCATCGCCGGCATCGCGGGCAACGTCGGCCAGACCAACTACGCCGCGTCCAAGGCGGGCATCATCGGCTTCGTCGACTCCCTCGCCGACGAGCTCGACCGCGGGATCACGATCAACGCCGTGGCGCCCGGGTTCATCATCACCCAGATGACGGCCGCGGTGCCGTTCGCGACCCGCGAGGTCGGCCAGCGGCTCAACGCGATGTCCCAGGGCGGCCTGCCGGTCGACGTCGCCGAGACCATCGCCTGGCTCGGCTCCCCCGGATCGACCGCGGTCAACGGCAACGTCGTGCGGGTCTGCGGCCAGATGATGCTGGGCGCCTGAGATGGCCCTCCCGACCCTGCTCAAGGCGGCGCTGCCGAGCATCCCCGTCGTCAACCAGCTGCCCGGCATCCGCAAGTCGCCGGTCGAGGAGTTCAGCGGGATCCGGCTGAGCCGGCCGCCGGTGACCGTCGAGCGCGCCCACGTCGAGCGGTACGCCGAGGTCTGCGGCTTCCCGTCGCGCGACACGGTCCCGGTCACCTACCCGCACCTGCTGGCGTTCCCGCTGCACATGGCGATCATGAGCGACCAGGCGTTCCCCGCGCCCGCCATCGGCACCGTGCACGTCGAGAACTCCGTCACCGCCCACCGCCGGATCGGGGTCGGCGAGACCCTCGAGGTCTCGGTCGCGGTCGGCGCCCCCGCGCCGCACCCCAAGGGCACGGCGTACTCCTTCGTCACCGAGGTCACCGCCGAGGGCGAGCCGGTCTGGGAGAGCACCTCGACGTACCTCCGCCGGGTCTCGACAGGCTCGACCAACGAACGGTCCGAGTCCGCGCCCGGGGGCCCGTCGTACCCGGACGCGCCGCCGCACGGCCTGACCTGGCGGCTGCCGGCCGACCTGGGCCGCCGGTACGCCGCGGTCTCAGGCGACCACAACCCGATCCACCTCTACCCGCTGACCGCGCGGGCGCTGGGCTTCCCGCGCCAGATCGCGCACGGGATGTGGAGCAAGGCCCGGTGCGTCGCCGCGCTGGAGAACCGGCTGCCGGACGCCGTCCGCATCGACGTCGCCTTCAAGAAGCCGATCCTGCTGCCCGGCACGGTCGCCTTCGGCTCGGCGCCGCTGGAGGACGGGTACGCCTTCTCGCTGACCCGACCCAAGGACGGCGCGCCACACCTGGCGGGACGCACCACGGCGCTCTGAGACGTCCCGGGCACCACCCGGACCGACGCTCAGCGGCGCTCGCAGGACCTACGGAGCTCCGCCTGGCAGGTGTCCACGCCGCGACCGCCGTCGGCGACGTCGCGGCCGGGTCCGCCCACGAGCCGGTCGCGGCCGCCCTTCCCGATCAGGGTGTTGCTCCCGGGCCCGCCTCGCAGGACGTCGCGCTTCGGTCCGCCGACCAGGCTCTCGATGCTCCGGAGGGCGGCCTCGGCCTGGGTGAACCGCGCGACGCCGGTGCGCAGGTCGGCACGCAGCCTCGTGTGGAGGATGATGAACTGCTCCAGGATGAACCGGTCCTCGCCGGGACCGCCGGCGATGACGCCGCGCCACCGGAGCGAGGGGTGCTTGACCACCCTGTAGTCCACGGTCGGTGGCCCCACCTTGAAGGTGTCGGCGCCCCGGCCCCCGGACAGGCGGAAGGTGGTGGTGGCGGACGAGGGGGCGTGCTCCCAGTCGCTGAGGTCCTGGCGGGTGCTGATCTCGTCCCGCCCGGAGCCGCCGAACGCCGGACCGCCGAAGTAGGCGGTGAGGACGTCGTCGCCCGACCCGCCGTGCAGCCGCTCCGCACGGACGGCAGCGAGGCCGTCGTCGCCTCCCCGGCCGTCGATCAGGTCGCCACCGTCCTGCCCCCAGAAGTGGTCCGCACGTTCCGATCCGCGGAACACGTCATGGCCCCGGGTTCCCCGGACGCCCACGACACCGCGCCAGACGTCGTGGTCGCCGTCCCCGTCGATCGTCCGTGCCTCCGCATCGACCACGACCCCGTGACCGGCTGCCACGACGGTGTCCCCGTTCGTCGTGCCCGAGACGATCGTGTCGTCCCCCGCCCCTGG contains:
- a CDS encoding MaoC/PaaZ C-terminal domain-containing protein — translated: MALPTLLKAALPSIPVVNQLPGIRKSPVEEFSGIRLSRPPVTVERAHVERYAEVCGFPSRDTVPVTYPHLLAFPLHMAIMSDQAFPAPAIGTVHVENSVTAHRRIGVGETLEVSVAVGAPAPHPKGTAYSFVTEVTAEGEPVWESTSTYLRRVSTGSTNERSESAPGGPSYPDAPPHGLTWRLPADLGRRYAAVSGDHNPIHLYPLTARALGFPRQIAHGMWSKARCVAALENRLPDAVRIDVAFKKPILLPGTVAFGSAPLEDGYAFSLTRPKDGAPHLAGRTTAL
- a CDS encoding molybdopterin-dependent oxidoreductase codes for the protein MSREHRITCPLCEAMCGLRVTVDDAGRVGRITGDPDDVWSRGYLCPKGTALGHLHEDPDRLRQPMVKGPDGVHRPVSWDQAWAEVERVLRPVLDEDGASAVTVYVGNPVAHNLSLSRYIGAVIGMGQAVGMQTYYSPATVDQWPLNVVGALLFGGMWEAPVPDLDRTDHLVVLGANPAASQGSMLSAPDVLGRLRAIRERGGSVVVVDPRRTRTAEQASEWVPVRPGTDALLLFAVLRTLAEEGLLRDHEHLRGKVSGLAEVLALAEPFTPERVAGPTGVPADRIRRLARDLAAASSPVLYGRIGTCTQEFGTLSTWLIFVLNVALGAVDRVGGSLFPIAGAWSPMFLKPPDQDQPGWRFGRTRSRVRGAPEVLGQYPVTCLPEEIETPGPGRIRALITVAGNPAVSAPAAASMDRALGSLDALIAVDNWLNETTRHAHVVLPGTSPLEHGHADDLYWMYALRSCLKWSDPVFPLQGDRPDEWEILLRLGGALLGTPVPEVDVPAMDEVYVGGLVQSLCATAGTPLTGRDADAALAALAGTGPERLVDLGIRLGPFGDSLGARPDGLTLARLREHPGGLDLAELQAGRLDEVLSTPSGTIELVHDLLSDDVPRLLARLDRAEPGLVLTSRRHLRSNNSWLHNVPSLMKGADRCTLLLHPRDADAAGLVDGQLARVTTTEGEVELPVQVSAEMMPGVVSLPHGWGHDRPGTRMAVAHAHAGVNSNLLNPGDLLDVPSGTLAVNGVPCSVAPA
- a CDS encoding 3-oxoacyl-ACP reductase — protein: MSDRYQDFASSQIGKFLVKNLGLPSPMRLERYAAGSPLVDGTVAVGGRGRLVESLPGILEELDIASTTATDADATYQGLVFDATGLTSSDQLVALRDFFTPLMRSLDTCPRVVVIGTPPEQVEGAERVAQRALEGFTRSLGKEIGRGGTVQLVYVAEGAEGALASTLAFLLSPKSAYVSGQVVRIGAHGTTVAGEVADWTTPLAGKVALVTGASRGIGEQIARVLHRDGATVVGVDVPQAASELQSLMKELDGDWLTLDITGKDAPQRIAHHLKEKHGGVDVVVHNAGITRDRKLANMAPDSKGDRWESVVAVNLTAPERITRELLEQQVINDNGSIIGVASIAGIAGNVGQTNYAASKAGIIGFVDSLADELDRGITINAVAPGFIITQMTAAVPFATREVGQRLNAMSQGGLPVDVAETIAWLGSPGSTAVNGNVVRVCGQMMLGA
- a CDS encoding winged helix-turn-helix transcriptional regulator is translated as MTTSSTPRRQELIDDATCREATAGLEFVGRRWTGAIMLALGRGASRFGEIEAAVDGLSARLLTARLRELEEHDLVEREVIPTTPVSVRYRLTPRGRDLLAAMQPLVAYHLRWGD
- the ctlX gene encoding citrulline utilization hydrolase CtlX translates to MSAQAPSAVILVRAQNYLPNPATAADNAFQADVPDGRSDAAVSALALAEMDALAATLRDAGVRVHVFDDEDHTRPDSVFPNNWISTHAGGSVAVFPMYASNRRHERRADVLEMLKSEYRVQTIVDYSGLEPDGIFLEGTGAMVLDHVSRVAYMARSHRSDAHVLERFCTDFNYEPMAFDAVDSAGVPVYHTNVLACVGTDVALIALEMIPDRVRREQVRERLSVNGRQVVELTEEQVREFAGNAVELCGRTPEGRRGYVMAMSARAHRSLRPDQVAVIEESATIVSVDIPTIELAGGSVRCMIAGVHLDRRPVVVDPELSDAVLAINEDHPVTPDGRYVDADHADHPDRADSAA
- a CDS encoding TetR/AcrR family transcriptional regulator is translated as MATRAPETDGRRSAAAARRRVREREIIAATRALFDERGVRDAQIEDIARAVGINRAIVYRHFTGKEELFALTLVSYLDELREDLDAAEGGTPTDRLAAIVGAFVDYGLAHPAFVDCAQALMRRSGPELLDEISEGALFRLGRSISACLAVLSGALEELGVEDPTLLANTLYASGLGALQLARVGILVKEAAPGVPTVGQISPEQVRDYLVASALALASR
- a CDS encoding LLM class flavin-dependent oxidoreductase — encoded protein: MPDYGHPLRFGSFITPAAGSPQRPVELAVLSEELGYDLATFQDHPYQPSFLDTWTLMSYAAARTERIQLAGNVLNLPLRPPAVLAKSVASLDLLSGGRVALGLGAGGFWDAIEAYGGTRLTPGEAVDALAEAITVIRGVWDTSDRSVLAVDGAHHRVHGAKRGPAPAHDVPIWLGALKPRMLRLIGRAADGWLPSMPYLKPGDLERGMRVIDEAAREAGRDPAEVVRLLNIAPDTAADELVRLAVEDGVSTFIVMGDDEGGLRRFAGLFGEVRERVGEARASSGVRERSRVRRASALAKRRPGIGYDDLPPELAERAVEPGDPAYARYLSGYLRGGAPGLVLRPRTVAEVQAAVAVAREHRELPLGVLSAGHGISGRSLNHGGLVIDVSALDTVEVLDPDTGRVRLGPGARWADVARTLAPYGLAISSGDYGGVGVGGLATAGGVGWFARSHGLTIDHLTAVELVLADGRVVRTSADQEPDLFWGVRGAGANFGIATSFELTAARVGTIAFAQLAFDASDTAAFLEGWGREIEAADRSVTGQVVLGARRGGQRVAQAMLVVDSDNPDTIIERLQPIADVAPLLQQQIALATYDEVMSLFSSDQPQQGRGEPHSHSGLADHLSPGLAAEVAELLDAGTSYFFSIRAVGGAVADVPSGATAYAGRSAAFSLSGFGTGPAFDEAWERLVPHLSGSYLSFETGTGQQWLERAFPPAHLARLRDLKRRYDPTGLFRDNFFIDPAADAVEGPAA
- a CDS encoding acetyl-CoA C-acetyltransferase, yielding METSTRRVAVLGGNRIPFARSNSVYSDVSNQDMLTATIDGLVARFGLEGERLGEVVAGAVLKHSRDFNLTREAVLGSRLAPETPATDIQQACGTGLQAAIQVANKIALGQIDAGIAGGTDTTSDAPVAISDKLRKKLMKVNAARDTKSRLTALGAIRPGDIGLEIPQNGEPRTKLSMGEHAALTALEWRITREAQDELAATSHQRLAAAYDRGWFDDLVTPFRGVERDNNLRPDSTAEKLAKLKPVFGKGEAATMTAGNSTPLTDGASAVLLATEEWSQEHGLEVQAYLVDSETAAVDYVHGNEGLLMAPAYAVPRMLERQGLSLQDFDFYEIHEAFASQVLSTLAAWEDPVFCKERLGLDAPLGSIDRDKLNVHGSSLAAGHPFAATGGRIVATLAKLLAEKGSGRGLISICAAGGQGVVAILER